From Panthera uncia isolate 11264 chromosome D3 unlocalized genomic scaffold, Puncia_PCG_1.0 HiC_scaffold_8, whole genome shotgun sequence:
taaaaattttttttaaatgtttatttatttttgagacagagggagacagagcgcgagtggggaggggcagagagagaaggagacagagaatctgaaacgggctccaggctctgagctgtcagcacagagcccgacgtggggctcaaacccacgaaccgtgagaccatgacctgagctgaagtcggacgcttaaccgacagccacccaggcgccccagaatactGAATTTAAATGATgccattttggggcgcctgggtggcgcagtcggttaagcgtccgacttcagccaggtcacgatctcgccgtccgtgagttcgagccccgcgtcaggctctgggctgatggctcggagcctggagcctgtttccaattctgtgtctccctctctctctgcccctcccccgttcatgctctgtctctctctgtcccaaaaataaataaaaaacgttgaaaaaaaaattaaaaaaaaaaaataaataaatgatgccattttaaaacttggattaaaaaaggaaagacatacaCCACTGTTGGGAGTATAAAATGATGCTTCATTTCTTAAATGCATTCGACTAATGTACTCGGTCTTCAGTCACACTTTTGACCCTAATGAAACATGCAGAGAATTCATGGTAACAGTGTTccttacagcattatttatagtagcaaGATGGTGGGAAATATCAGTCAATGTCCAAGGAACAGTCAAGGAAATGGTTAAATTATTACATCCATATGATAGAATagtagtcagccataaaaaaaaatatgagaagtgTGTGAAATTTTCAgatggaaaaatgtttatgatatgAAGAGAACAGGATATGAGATTATAAACAACATCATCAACCATATATAGAATTGTATGTACAGAAAAATGTTTACAGTGGCTAATTCAATTTAAATTGTAGAATTATGGGTGGTTTTGACTTTTGtatgaagaataaaatttatCTCATATGCAGGAATCATGTTATTTTTACAATGAGAGCCTATTACCGACCCTGTTCTGCTTTACTTTGGCTCAGAGAGGGAAATTGGATAATTATTTGAAAACGTCTCTATATAACCTACAAAATAAGCTGAACTGTGATCTTTGTGCTTCTTCTTGGTAACCACCTCCTTAGGAGCAGAGTGGGCAAGGGTGACCTGGGACGAGGCGGGCTGTTTTcctgggttttgtttggtttggagAACACTGCTATCAGAATGTGTTTGGACTAGACAGAGAACCATATGACTGGAAAAGCTGAGTTGGAATGCAGGTAttgaaaaagaaatctcaatCACAAAAcagcttgtgattttttttaaaaagatctatcTAGAACacaattcaggaaaaaaagcTGACCTGATATAGCTTATGCTTTCCTCCCCTGACTTGTAAATACTAGGTATGCGTTGAAAGATGTTCTGCCATTTTAGAACCATCTTGGTCAAGTGGTTAATCGCCTTCTAAACTATGTTCTTATTGCATTGTTCTTTTAATCTttcacttcattaaaatgaatttttaaattaaatagtaAAAACCAGAACACATACTATGCAAATTGTCATTCAAAAAGTACAACTTTGACTTTATCATATTTTCAAGTCTTCAGGTCtgtaagaaaaaatttgaaagaggTAATGGTTGATTTATATACCAATTAATGCACAGTTAAATAACCTGGAATCCAAAGCTGTCAATAAAATACCTTAATttcctgtaatttttaaaaaaaaattttaatgtttatttatttttgagagagagaaacagagagagacagacagagcacaagtaggggagaggcagagagggagggagacacagaatccgaagcaggctccaggctctgagctgtcagcacagagacccgcatggggctcaaactaactgtgagatcacgacctgagccgaagtcaggggctcaactgactgagccacccaggtgccccaagttcccttaattaaaacacattttgtggATAGGAAAAATTGAGTGTATAGAAAACCACAAATTTTTCATGTTTGACAGATGGAGTCAGTGTGGATTCACAACTGCAGGTGAATAAACTGCGCGTTCTCTTACCGAAATGTGACTCCCGCATCAGTATTCCACCGCGGTGACTGAGCACACAGTACCCCAGAGGGAAGCGCCCTGCTCCCTCCACCCACACACTCACTGCCTATCTGTGCCTAAGTTATTGCCGGAAAGGTGTTACAACGTCATTTAATGGGAGACTGACAAAGTACCAGATCTATCGGAATATAGAACAGCAGTTTTTAACATCTTGGGTTCCCCACAACTGGAACACAGGTTTGAGGGGTGTGCACAATCCCCTGAGATTCACAGCACAAGCCAGCCCTGTGTTAACCCTGACCTAGTGCGACCAAGCACAACCAACAAGTACAGATTTGTGCAAACATCTCAGTTTGTTTAGGTCTTTTCATTTAGAAGGCAgtaccacttttatttatttatttttttatttaaaaaaaatttttttaacgtttatttatttttgagacagagagagacagagcatgaacgggggagggtcagagagagggagacacagaatctgaagcaggctccaggctctgagctgtcagcacagagcccgacgcggggctcgaactcacggaccgtgagatcatgacctgagccgaagtcggctgcttaaccgactgagccacccaggtgccccggcagtaccactttttttttttttttttaatttatttttgggacagagagagacagagcatgaacgggggaggggcagagagagagggagacacagaattggaaacaggctccaggctccgagccatcagcccagagcctgacgcggggctcgaactcacggaccgcgagatcgtgacctggctgaagtcggacgcttaaccgactgcgccacccaggcgcccccggcagTACCACTTTTAAACACACTTGGAGATCTGACCTTCTCTCAGGCTGCGTGCACATCACGTAGTGAGGTTTCCACACCTACTTGATCATTTAATTTGGTGCCTAATATTTAGTGGTTTCGACCAAATTGAAAACAGCAGCTAGATCTGAGTGATGGAGGTTAGGGACCTGGTTACCTGGCTGCCATCCCGTGCCTGCAGTGTGCCGGATCTCTTCTGGGCACAGGGCTTCCTGCCCTGAGGCTCTCCTCTTCTCACTCAGTCAGTcctgcaggggggcgggggagggcttGCTCGCCCCGCCTCAGGACTGGTGGGCCCCGTCGAGGGAGCCTGATTGAAGCTATGCCTTCCACCTCAGAGACAGAGCGTCCTCTGCAGCGTTTTATGGTGGCAGCAGGACGCAGGTTACGATTACCTTTGTTACCAGGATACCAGATGTAGGTATTTGTAAGTCGCTGCTAGGTGAACTGGCCCTGATTTAGCAGGATTAAGTGGGGATAATTTGCCAGCTGACTTAGGATAATTATAAAAGAGACAgtaagacaagggaaacaaagacaCCTAATCGTTCGATGAGAATAATCTATTATTCTTATCTATCAGAATAAAACAGACATAAGTATCTTGATGAAGTTGGGAACCTCCACATATAGCACATGGACACAGATCCAGTCTGAGACCTGAAGCCAAGCATTTAACTTGCATCTTCAAGATTAAATGCAACATCCCACCGGAAAGGTTTGCATTGTGGGAGCCAGGATGGACGGCTCTTGAACCACTGAGAAACGGGTTGAGGGCTTAATGCCCATATGTCTTCTTCAAatggttatataaatatattgtctGAAACAGAAACTACCTTATAATCCCCAGTCTCCAATTCATCATGATTTGTGTTTTGATAGAAGACTAATTTGAGGGGTGGTTGTGAAAAGCACTTTAAtaacatccattttttaaatagtagagCTTGTCATTTAAACTacactttttggggcgcctgggtgactcagtcagttgggtgtccgacttcggctcaggtcatgatcttgcagtctgtgggttcgagccctgcgttgggctctgtgctgatggctccgagcctggagcctgcttcaggttctgtgtctttctttgcccctcccctgcttgtgctctgtctctatctctcaagaatagataaacattaaaaaaaaattttttaaataaataaactgtacaCTTGTTAAGGAACTATGACAAGGAGTGTTTCTCTTAGTCTATTTAGAAAAGAGCATTTGTAAATGTCTTATTATTCCTGAAGATTTTCCACGTAGTACAGAGGCAATAATCCCCACAGTGAACAAATATGGGATTGTATTTTTCAAGATGAAAGCAATCAAAAGATATGCAAAAGACAAACATATTTAGTTTCCTAATAATGGCCTTACCATTTGTTCTTTAATAGAATTTTCAATCCCAGCTTGCACCATTAAGTCATTCACATTCTTCTGTAAATCTTCGATGcgatttcccatttcttccagtACGATGTTAAGGAGAATTTTACACAGGGTACAGAGCACCAGCCAGAAAGTCCTGAGAGATCCTTCAGATTGCAGCTACTCATCGAGCCTATTGATAAAATGCCCCGGCAGTGCAACACTTAAAACGAGGGATTCAAAGACTACGCGTACTAATACCTTAAGGTCAGTGCAAATTAACTATTCCCCTGAGGTTTTTTGGAGCGTGTCTTTAACCTTTGAATTGTAAgctcagttcttttttcttttttaattttttaaaatgtttatttttgagagagagagagggagatactgaatccgaggcaggctccaggctctgacgtgtcagcacagagccccacagggggcttgaacctacagacatgagatcatgacctgagccgcaagaggatgctgaaccgactgagccacccaggcgcccctttttttaaacaatttctatGGAATGAATTCAATTAGTAAAGTGAGCTCTAGCGCTCTAAGTCTTAGGACCGATATTACAGCTTATCTGGATTtgctcaaactggaaacaaacatTTTACTCTAATTCTGTTTGAATTCATGTCTTAAAACAgctgctgaggggcgcctgggtggcgcagtcggttgggcgtccgacttcagccaggtcacgatctcgcggtctgtgagttcgagccccgcgtcaggctctgggctgatggctcggagcctggagcctgtttccgattctgtgtctccctctctctctgcccctcccccgttcatgctctgtctctctctgtcccaaaaataaataaaaaaccttgaaaaaaaaaattaaaaacaaaacaaacaaaaaaaaaaaaaacagctgctGAAGttgcaaaaccaaacaaaacaaaggtcAGGGAGCCATATATAGTATCCTCGGTTGAAGACATTCCATGTGATGTTTGCAAGTTTCTGATTCCGTGGAAGTGCACAGATGTTATTCAGCAGACTACTCGGATTTAGTAGTCTGTAGGCTCAGAAAGCCCCACTGGGTAGTATTGTGCGTTGCGTCCTTGTATCGTATTGCTCTCATACAAAATGCCCTGTATGGCTGGCCAAGCAGGAAGTAATTACCTGTGAGTGGTAGTTAATACACCAGGGTATCATGGAAAGGCACAATGTAAACACCAGGACATCGTAGGTCAACAATTATCCACTAATAGCAGACAAAAGATATTCCTTGATAATATTACAGTTCAAAAGCATTGTATAGTATTTGTTATAAGATAGAAAGGATATTTCTGAGGTTCAGAGTTGCAGTTAGAGCTTGAAAATGTTCTTGAAGTTCCTGAAATAGGTTTTCTGCCTGAAAAAAATGAACCATAAGACAATTGAATATAATATTTACTCTTGATGTAGGGCATTTTAGCATCACGGAATAGAACctccatataaatatatagttagttaggggcgcctgggtggcgcagtcggttaagcgtccgacttcagccaggtcacgatctcgccgtccgtgagttcgagccccgcgtcaggctctgggctgatggctcggagcctggagcctgtttccgattctgtgtctccctctctctctgaccctcccccgttcatgctctgtctctctctgtcccaaaaataaaaataaaaaacgttgaaaaaaaatatatatatagttaattaGTTAGTTAGATTTTGGACAAGGTGTCCAGAGCTTTCTATTCAAAGGCGAAGGAAAATCTTCTGAAAACAGTGCTGGGACAATGAGAGCCAAATACATAACTAACTAACTAAGCAGAGGTGCTTCACACCATACCCCGAAATTAACTCCAAATCATCATACACCTGAATGTAAGCGCTGAAACTATCAAATGTCCAAGAGAAAGTATAGGAGAATGCCTTAATAACCTTGAGTCCCCCAAAGAATTCCTAAGCAGAGCTGAACCAGCCATCCAGAGCACACGTGGGCCTCGCGACTCCCCTGCACTCTGGGGTAGTTACCAGCTGGGGTGGGATGGCAGGATTTGTTGACCAGGCCATAGGCGAGTATCGGTATTGTGGGTGACGGCAAGCCATATTTGCATAGTGCCTCCTTGTGGCTTACCAAGTGAAATCTGGAACCAGGGATAATTGCCTCCCCGCACCTGTCTCTGTCCCCATTTTGGAGATGAGAATACAGAGACGGGTATCAGTGTGCAACCCGCACGTGCGTATGAAGGTGCTGCGGCTTCTATCGGGAGCAGTTTCCCTTCAGAGGGTTTGGtgtttctgtttcacttttgTCAAGAAAATGTAGCCTCAAGTATGTATAACGTCTAACAAATTCTTTTCAAGAAGACAGACTAGCGTTTGAAGTCGCTTCCTGACCCGCAGCCTGGCGCTCCTGCTCCGGGAGCTCCTCCCGGCGAACCGGAAgcgggagcccccccccccccccgcgaagGGTTTGCTCcccatgggggggtgggggacgcaCAGTCCGGGAGGAGGTGCGGCGCCCAGACggtgaggagggtgaggagggacgcggaagaggggaggggggcccCACTCACCGCGTCCCGCAGCGCGTCCCCGCCCGGGGCTTTGGGGCTCCGCGCGTCCATGTCGGATGATCCGGGTGGTCCAGGTGGGTCGGCGTCCCTGTGGTCCAGGTGGGtcgtgggggggaggggggcaggtggtCCAGGTGGGtcgtggggggagaggggggcaggtggTCCAGGTgggtcggggtgggggcaggtggtcCAGGTGGGTCGTGGGGTTGGGGGCAGGTGGtccaggtgggtgggggatggcagGTGGTCCAGgtgggacgggggggggggggggggggggaaggtggctGTGGCGGATGGGCCGGGCCGCACCTCACCCACACAGATCCCTGCAGCGATGACGGCGGCGGCTGCAGAGATGCTCAGGCTTCGGAGGCAAATACTGGAAGAGCCTGGATGTTCGTACTCCTGACCCCCGGACGCTGGAAAAGGGCCCAGAAGGGAATCCCTGGACAGGGCGTGGCTGTCCGCGCCGGGCACCCTGGGCACCGGCGTCAGGTCCTGGGAGGAGGCCCGGGGAGGTGAGGGCTTGGGGAGGTGGCCGCTCCAGCCCGGCAgtcagcccccacccccgggggagggaggggagacccTGTGCAGGGAAAAGGTAGCTCGTCCAGTTTGACGGCTTCCCCTGCGCAGGActggtttgctttgttttcattgcGTCAGAGACGGAAGAGGGTAGCTAGAGAGTGAGCATCGTCTTTTTACTCTTATGACAAAGTATACACagtataaaatttaccatcttttaattttttactttgagagagagagtgcgagcaggggaggggaagagagagaatccccagcagactccCCTCTGTCAACAGAGCCCCAAGAGGggccaaacccacaaaccccgtgagatgatgacctgagctgaaatcgagtctgacgcttcaccaactgagcccccaggcgcccctgacatttACCATCTTAGCCCGTAACCACGTGCAGGGTGCAGGGGCAGGGGTTGTGTCACCAGCGCGCACCTGCacagcccctccccggcccctggCACCCATTGTCCTGCCTTCTGCCTTTAGGTTTCCTCCGTTTTTATGCAATGTGGTCACTTCTCTAGTGAGATCACGGAGACCCTGGGTGACTTAGCTGCAGCCTGCACGTGGCCTCTTGTGCACCCCCATCCTGGGCCCATAACCACCCACCCACCAGACAGCCAGCTCTTTAAATCTCCGCCATTTCTACTGTCAACTTTACCCCTAAGGACGTGACCAAGTCCTGGCACACCGCCAACACTTGCGTCCTGTTCTGATTTTACTGAAGCCCTGGAAGGAAGGTCTCATAACCCATTTCTCTCCTGGCACCCTTCAGGCCTGTCTGGATTGTGGCTCGTGGGTCACTTCCTGGTGACCCCCAGGACCCTGTTTTTTAGCAGGTACCTGTTTTGGTTACGTGTCTGTACCCTTCTGGACTCAGAGCTCTGTGGGGCGGGGCTGTGTCTGTCTGGGTCACCCCCGTGTCCCAGGGCCCAGCCTCATCAGGagaatgcacatcaaaaccacaatgagatcccacctcacacccactatgatggctagaatcaaaagacAGACAATGagagtgttggcaagggtgtggcaAAGTTAGAGCTcttacacactgctggtgggatgtAACATGGCCCAGCCAGTATGGAGAACCTTCTGGCAACTCCACGGAAAGCTACACATAAAGTCGCCATATAGCCTTAGTTCTACCTCCGGACATAGACACGAGAGAAGTGACAGCATACACGTGACACAGATGTTCACGGCAGCACCGTTAACAATAGCTAAGGGGTGGAAACAGCCCAGGAGGCCACCAATAggcaaatgcaaagaaaatgtggtcCATCCATCCGGTGGAACGTTACTCAGctataaggaaggaaggaagcactgAGGGGCGCTCTGACGTGGGTGAACTTGGGAACTTCATGCTAAGAGAgggaagccagtcacaaaactCCACATATTGTGACTGGCTTCCagttacatgaaatgtccagaattggCGAATCCATAGAGGAGGAAagcagggtggtggttgctgggTGTTGTGGGAGGAAGGGTATAGGGAGAGACTGCTCAACAGTTAAGGGGTTTCTTTGGGGGGGCAAAATAGTCAAAAATTAGGTTATGATGATGGGTGCATGACCCTgtgaataaagtaaaaatcattgaattgtatgctttaaagGGCGGAtttgtggtatgtgaattatatctcaataaagctgttaaaatacctttttaagggtgcctgtggctcagtcggttaaacgtccggctcaggtcgtgacctcacggtttgtgggttggagccacGTCTGGCTCTGCGATGCTGAGGGTCCCCAGCAgggatgctctccctctccctctctctgccccttcccccacttaaaCACGGGTgtgcgcgttctctctctctctctctctgtctctcaaaataaataaacttaatagcTTTTTTAAAGCATGGCCGTGTTGCCACTTTTCGTGTCTTTCTAAGGATCTTTCAGGGACTGAGGAGGAAGCCTTGCAGTGGGGACCTTGGCCCGGGGAGAGGGGGGTGGCAGGAGGCGCACTGGCTAAGCCCTGAGCTTCAGCCTCCTCTCCAAGGATGGTTCCCAGGTGAGGAATCCTGTCCTACGGCTTCTGGTTTCTCTTTGAAGGATGTGGAGGTGGAGAGGCCTCATGCTGGGTGATCTCCGGGTTCTCCCTCAGCCACTAAGGACTCAGGGAAAACCTGCTTGGCAAGAGGGCCCAGCCCGGATTCTCTCACGACAGGACCCACCTTGTCTGCAAGGGCAGGTTCCCTCGTGGAAGCAAACGGCTCCCCAGACGCTCCTTCACACAGGGCAGGGCTGCGTGGTGCTGGACGCTTCTGACGTTCTGTGCAGAGCTAGGCTGGGGTGGGCCTTGGGAGCACCCTGGGAAGCACGGATTCCCGGGAGGACTCCCGGTGCTAACGGCTGGTCCTGGCTGTGGGTCCGCGTTACTGTGCACGCTCACAGCCCACGCAGGCTCTgccttccttgtttttaattacaGACAGTAGACAGCAGGCAGGGAGCACGGCCTGGCCCACGGG
This genomic window contains:
- the HSBP1L1 gene encoding heat shock factor-binding protein 1-like protein 1, with protein sequence MDARSPKAPGGDALRDAAENLFQELQEHFQALTATLNLRMEEMGNRIEDLQKNVNDLMVQAGIENSIKEQMRQSTSRGGAKKDTEPEAGSRLGAISTEPNAGLEPTDCKIMT